The nucleotide sequence TCGCTTCTAGATGAATATCGTTTTTCTTATTAAATTTTATAGTCTTAAAAAGGTTAACGCGCGAGCTATCGGTATAATAATCTTCGATTCCGTAGGGATTATTGGTTTTATACGCTACATGCTTTACATACCACGCATTTAAATAATCCTGCTGAATTTCACCTAATGTCTGTTGCTCCATTGGCCGACCGGGGTTTTCCAAACTTTTCCATTCGATATCGGGTAGATACACATCTTTGCTCAAAACTTCAGTATGCAACATTCCCGTGCGCTCGGCTCCCGTATTTAACCAGGCTAAAACCGAACTTAATCCAAAAACCACCAAAGCATTAAGCCCAACAAAAGTGAGGATCAAACCCGCCCGATAGATATTTTTACTCATCTTATTCTTCATATTTCAATACGTCTGTGGTTTTGCTTTTTCCTAAAGCTTCAATTTTAAAACTATAGGTTTTTTCAGGATAAAAACTTTTAGGCAATCGAAAGGTCACAAAACCATCGTTGGAAGTTTCCTGCTTCACTTCAACAAATTCATTTTTATGATAAATTCTTAGTTTAACAACGGCACCATCGGGAATTAGTTGATTCATAAAACTTTGTAGCGGACCAACTTTTATCAATCGATTTCCGTTAGAAAATTCAACGTCAAAATCTTTTAAAGCCTGTCTAAAACTAATTTCAATCTCATTACTTTCTGCCAAGCCGGTCACATACCCTTTGATCTTCCAGGTATCGGGATGATCGGGATGAATTATTTTTGCCGTAGCCACACCTTCAATAGAACTTCCTCGGGTAGTAAGCATGGTTCCTGCTTCATTTTCGATATAAAAAGAAACTAAAGTTCCGTCGCTAATAATGTTTCCCCATTCGTCCTTTATTTCTGAAGTAGTAAATTCTGCAATCTGATTCCCGTCGGCAAAATCATGATTTCTAAAAGATGAAATCTCAAAATCGGTAGCATTAGATGGAAAAACATTGGTCGTTAATTCTATAGAATTTACCCCCAAAACATTCGAAGAAACATTGATGTTTCCAGTTTTTCGATAGGCCATAATATTTCTCCAGGCCATGAGTTTATCGGTAAAGATTTCTACGGAATCAATCTCTTGGTAATATTGTTTATGAAGCATCACACTTGTACTATCGGGCAAAGGATTATCCATTGCATCCATAGGCACGACGACTAACATCGAAAAATCACGATCTCCCGCCTGAATACTTCTTGGTCCAAAATAACTTTCGATCACCGTTTCTGAGGCTACTTTTGGTAAGATCTCAAAATTGCCTGTTTTTAGTTTCTTTTCTTTTTTCAGCAAAATCCAATTTACATTTCCACTTTTAGTGCTCAGAAATTTAGGAATAGAAAAGCTAAATTTATCATTATCGATTTCGGGTTTTAGAATGGTTTGCGAATAGGAATGATGAAGATACAACCTACATTCTTCATCAATATTGCTAAAGTTAAATTGGATTTCCTCTCCTGCAATGTATGCTGATTTAGAATTTAAAAGTTCAACATCAGCTGAATATATTTCTGTATAAAAATATCCAAAAGAAGAGCCTAAAACGACCAAACTCAGCAATATGATGATCTTTAATTTTAGCTTCATTATTTTGGATTTCCTACGTAATTATTCAATTCTAATTTAATAAAATTAAAACCTTTCCCGTCCAAGGACTGCATCTGCTCTTTAGGGTGATTTTCTTTACGATCGGGAATTACTTTTATTGCGATCTCTTTATTTGGTAGCCCGTTTACAAAAATATTATCCATAGAAGAATTAATAATCTCTACTTCTTCAAGATTGGGCAAATCGTAATCAAAATATTGTTTGCGTTGCACCCGCACTCCTTCTCGCATAAAATCTTGTTCTACCCAGACAAGCTGCGTATTTTCATCATAAAACGAAAAGATAAGCTCTGGAATAGTCACTTCCTGTATTCCGTAGTTAAACAAAGTTCCAGAGATTTCATCTTTAGAATACGTAATATCAGATAGCGCAACATTTTTATACAAATCGGTATTCGCAACATTTCCTGCACATTGCAAATTGAATTTTGTTGGTGGCTCGGGTAATTCTACCGGTGTAAATTCATCTGGATTAAAAGTTTCGGGAATTTTATCATCTTTTCCTAACCACGCAATACCTTCAAAATCGACTCTAAAACTGCTAATTTCCTTCGGAAGTAACTTATGACTCATCACATATTTTGCGCTATACCCGGCAAGTTCTTTATTATCCTCGTTATAAAGCGTTCCTTTAATCACGACATCTGCGGGAACATTATCTACATTTTGAATTTCCCCAATAATCGCATAACGATCGCCTTTTTTAACCAATTTTGCTGAAAGCACCTCTAAAACCGGCTGTTTTAAAACATCCTGATGATAGGTTTGCTGCGTGGTAATTCTACGCCGGCCGTGATTGTAAAACTGCGTAAGATTATCTGAAAATAATTGATCTGGCGGAATATCCAGATCGAAAGTACTTGGTTTTATAAACCACTTTCCTCCTATTTTTACTACATCGTGCTCGTAGGTTTTATCGATCTTTTCGAGTGGCGTAATCCACTCGGTATGCGCTAGGATTTTTGCACGGTCTTTAGATTCGCTTAAAACTTCTAAACCAATCGAGTCCATTTTAGCGTAGGAACTTAAAATCCCATCGGTCACTGAAACTTCTAACATATACTGCGCAATGGTCACATCACTTTTAGGATCTAGATACGAATGTGCTCTTTCAAATTCTTTAAAATCGAGTGCATCATAGTAAGATTTGACTACATTTTCAGCACTAATTTGAGTCGCATTTTTAATGTAAAAGAGATAAACTCCGTAGAAAATAACTCCACTTAAAATGACGGCCCAAATATGACTAATCTTGATGAGATTCCAGCTGAATCCATCATAATTGGTTTTAAACTTTAAAAAATCTGGCTTATTAGGAATTTTGATTTTCAACGTCTGAAACCAGATTAACTGGATATTTATAAAAAAGGCAATTAAAACGGTTAAAACAGGAATCACGCCCCACATAATTTTCAAGAAAACCGGAACATCTTCTTTTGGCAGAATTTTACTAAGCGGGGGCACGTTGAGCTTTTCCCAAACCATAATTCCGTTTTCTAATTGCTGCAACCGCTGCCAACCCGAGAAATATAAAATAGGATCGTAAAACTTATCGTTAGAAAAGATGTACTTCAGGTTATATTTTTCTGGAACGGTCAAAAACTGTTGTAATGAACCGATTCCTTCAACTCCACGGAATTTTGAGTTTTCCAATCGCTCCACTGCTCGGGTCGTTAATTCGGGCAAACGCCTTGCGCTATGGTAATTTCCATCGACGGTTAAGGCATTAGTTTGCGCAGAAAGCCAAGCCATCTGATCGCCAAATCCCAGCGTTAAAAATCGCCAGTGATCATGCTGATCCTGATTCAGGAAATTGGTAATAGGCAGGGTTTTAATTTTTTGTGGCTGCATCGGTCTAAAATAGCCCAGCGTAATGGTGAATATCGCCATAAAAAGAAATAAACCCACTAAAAATGCGCCTAAAACTCGATGATAAACCGCTCCCAATTTCTCCTGAATTCGCCATCGCAAATCACCTTCAGCAAAACGATAACCAAATTCACCGAATATCGGTAAAGCCATAATCGACGCCCAAAGCGTAAATCTATCTAAGGTTAAAATATTAAATGCCGTATCGCCCAACATCATTTTAGGCACCGGCGTAGTTCCTCCTGTTCCCAAAATGGTCAATAATGTAAAGGAAAGACCAAAAAAGATGTACCTTTTTGAATAATATCGATAAAAAATATAGGGCAACAAGAATAACAAAATCCCCCATGGAATCGTAAAAAACACCAATCCCGAAGAGGTTACTTCAAGAAAATTATCCCGACTACCATGCGGAATTGGAACCTGAGTAATTGGATTCTTCTTTGAATTGATCCAATACGGGAGAATACAGGTAACGATAATTACCAGCGATATTCCGCCGAATAAAACGATTCTTTTAAAAGCTTCAATAAATGATTTCAGGAACACATTAAAAGTAACTTCCTTAATATGGTTCACTCTTTCGCGTGAGTTATCCATCACTGCCATCCCGATTAAAGGAAAAATAAAAAAGACCATTCCGAAGATTGGCGTAACGTGATGTGACGTAACTGTTACTGCTAACAAAGAAATCGCTCTCACCAGCGAGCCAAGCTTGCCGGTTTTGATCCACATATATATTTCAGGCATACAATGCATCAAAATTGAAACACCAACAATACTTGGCAACTGACCAAAAATATGAAGCGTTTCTACAAAAGATGAGGAAAAAACCGCTAATAAGGCCGCATAACCGGCTGCTTTACGATCGGCCAGCATCATTAGGGAGAATCGATACACTCCGGTGATAAAGAGCATAATGCCTATAATCCCCACCGTGAACAACCCGAATTTTAATCCACCAATATAACTTAACAAGCCCATTGCCTGATGGACGAGCGGCGGATAGCCCATTACGGTAAAACCGGTGTACCACTCATAATTCCATGGTTCCCACCAACTATTCGCATAATGATCTGCAAAAAACAGATGAATTAAAGCATCGTAAGTATTTTCTATAGTGAAGAAAATAGCAGTTCCGTGAAAAAGAACGCCTATAATCAATGCAACTATTAAATATTTATTAGTCTTTTCCTTCATTCGTTATAATACTCCTATAAAACTACAATAAATATAAAGGAATGTTTATCGATACCGCAATCCATTTATCGATACAACTTAACCATTCATCTAAGTAAAATTCGATCTTCATCTAATAAGATCGTAACACACTAGAAATCAATCTATTTTTGAATCACAATAATAAACCAAAGCCATGAAAATTTTAGCCATCGACGATCAGCAATTAGTGCTTTTGCCTTTAAAAAGAAGATTAACAGAACTTGGTTATGAAGTAATCACAGAGACTGACGCTCTAAAAGCGAAATCTATATTTGATAGTTTTCAGCCAAATTTAGTAATAGTTGATATTAATATGCCAGTAATTTCAGGTATAGAAATTATTAGATATATAAGAGGTACAAAGAATAGCCAGACGCCAGTTATGGTTTTATCTGGTAATACCGATGATAATTTGATTGTTGAGAGTTTCGATTTAGGCGTGGAAGATTATATGAAAAAGCCTTTGAGTCTTGATGAAGTTTCAGCAAGAGTAAAGCGCTTAATAGGTTCAGTTAATAAGGAACAAAAAAGTGTTTCGCAAAATACGATTATAGAGAAAAGATGTGTTGGTGTTGTAATCCCTTGTTACAATGAAGAAAACAGATTATTAAGTAAAGAGTTTACCAATTTTGTTGAAGGACATTCTGGTTATCATTTATGCTTTGTTAACGATGGAAGTAAAGATAACACACTAAAGGTTTTAAAGGATCTAAGAAAAGGTCGAGAAGATTACATTACCGTATATGATTGCGAAAAAAATGGCGGAAAAGCTGAAGCTGTTCGACTTGGTATGCTGCACATGGCCGAGTATACCGACTTAGATTATATTGGATTTTTGGATGCCGATCTATCTACAGATCTTAGTGATTTTGATGATTTAGTAAAGACTATCGAAAACTCTAATTTTAAAATTGTTAGTGGTAGCCGAATTTCCAGAATGGGAGCAAACATCGCAAAAGAATCTGCCAGACAAATTATTAGCTTAACGATCAATTATATTATCCGCAAAATTCTTAGAATGAATTTTAAAGACACCCAATGTGGGGCTAAAATAATGGATAAGGAAATTATCAAAATAGCGTTTAAAGATACCTTTATTACCAAGTGGCTTTTTGATGTTGAAATATTTATGAGGATGAAAAAATATTTTGGTGCTAAAAAAGCAGAATCATTTATCTGTGAGCAGCCTTTAAAAAGATGGGTTCATGCTGACGGCTCTAAACTATCGATGAAAGATTCAATAAAAATCGTCTTTCAGTTAGGGCACATTGCGATTCATTACAAACGAAAAAACACTGAAAATATAGAGAAAGAAAATTACAATTACGTCTTAGAATCAGGTAAGCAAAAAGTAATCTAATATTAGAAAAGCTAAAGTTATAAAAACGACTTTAGCTTTTTTATTTACTATGAAAATTGAATTATTTACTCTTCTTTATTGAAACAAACCTGACATTTTTCAAGTTCATCATACTTCTTTTTTAAAGTTGTAATGGTTGCGTCTATTTCAGGTGAGCTATTCATTTCAACACAATCTGAATTATTGGGAATTATAGGACAATCGCTTTGATGTACGATATGATAAAGACCAAGAGTTCGCCTTTTTTCAATATAAACTTTATTCATTTTTTGCACTATTACCTCCATCGGAAACTAATTATTTCACAATTATATAACTTTCTGTTAACTTTTGATTAAGAAGTGTATTAAGTTTTGCTATACTTTGAAAAACTTAACATTGAACACAGATAAGATTTTGACCCATAAATAGTTATAAAAACAAGACTTTTAGTTCCGTTCAAACTCATTCATTCTAATCGAGTATAATGGTGGCTTCAAATGTTATTTTAACTGATATAAACGAAGCTCTACGAAAAAGAATACTTTATTAAAAAATATGCATTGATTTAAACCTCAAAATAGCATTGATAATTCTTTTCTATTTTTGCTGAAATATCTAATGCTATGAATTGGTTTCTCCTAATAATTGCTGGTCTTTTTGAAATGTCTTTTGCTTTATGCCTGGGTAAAGCGAATCAAACTGAAGGAATTATATCCAAACTTTGGTTTGGTGCATTTTTACTGTGCCTTGTGTTTAGCATGAGCTTACTTATAAAAGTAACGAAGAGTTTGCCAATAGGAACTGCTTATGCAGTATGGACTGGCATCGGAGCAGCAGGAACCGTATTATTGGGGATTTTTGTTTTTAAAGAACCTGCCAGCTTTTGGAGATTGTTTTTTATCACGACACTTATTGGGTCTATCATTGGCTTAAAATTGGTATCACATTAATAGCCAGAAACTCCGCCTAGATTTAGCAATGCTGAAAAATTGATACCGGAATTAACCCTCTTTGAATAAAAAAAAGGAGCTCTAATGAGCTCCTTTTCATTTTTATAGAATGTATTTTCAAAAGATTATTGATTGGTTTCCACCAATGCATCCATCAAATCTGGATATAATGTTTCACCTGTATTGCGATTAAACATTGCAAATCCATTTTGTCCCATATCTCCATTATCCCAGTAGATTGGCACTAAACCATTGGTTTGTGCTGCCTGGGTTATATATTCAAAATAGTCTTCTCTATAGGCCTGATGTCCCGAAATTTTTGTACGAGCAATTGCTCCGTATTCTCCCAAAATTACTGCGACACCCTGATCGATAAAATTAGTCTTCATTCGCTGAAATTGTTGATCTACGTGAGATTCGTTAGCCCAGGTTTCAACTTTATTTGGATCGGTTGCATTGCTTCCCCACTGCGTAATATTGCTATCTGCATTTAGCGCAAAATTATAAGGATCATAGTAATGCACTTCCATCATTAAGCGTTCTTCTACAACATCATCAGGAATTTCAGCAAAATTAATAGTATGATCTATATTGGTATTGAAACCTTGTACTACCAGATATCGGTAAGCATTTTTTCCACCTGTAGATCTAACAGCATCCACAAAAGTTTGATTAAAACTATTTTGAACAGTGTAAAACTCTTCGGTAGGAGCATTATAGTTATTTTCTACCATAACTTCATTAGTACCGGCAAATAAAAGTTTTGGTCCATAATCCATAAAATGATTACCAATTTGCGTCCACAAAATATCCAGACGCTCATTTACTTCATCTTGATCTGCATACGTTGGCTGCATCCATCCACCATCCCAGTGAATATTCATAATAACATACATGTCGTTATCAAGAACGTAGTTTACCACTTCCTCTACTCTGTCCATCCAGCTATCCTGAATTACATAATTCGCTTCATCTGAAAATTTACTCCAGGCCACAGGAATACGAACGGCCTCAAATCCAGCTGCCTTTACAGAATCTATTAAACGCTTTGAAACCATAGGATTTCCCCATTCAGTTTCTCCTCCAATAGCTTCTAAAGAATTTCCTAAGTTCCATCCAATATCTATTTGGCTGGCAAATTCAACAGCACTCATTTCACTCATGTCTGTACTATCTGGTTCTACTGCAAAAACAATTTCATCTGAAGGTTCTGGAACCATAGCCTGCTGAGAAATATTAACGTCAAAAGACTGGTCCCCTGAAGTTATAGTGACCATCGAAGAACGCGAAATGGTATCCTGATTTTGTGAAGCGCTTAAATTCACTTTTTTGCTTCCCTCTGCAGAACCTTCAGACCAGGAAAGCCAC is from Zunongwangia endophytica and encodes:
- a CDS encoding cellulase family glycosylhydrolase → MKLLKLTFVFLAVIAIPFLVSCSDDDEVVASKSLDFSVYPGEIDFASNGGNNVLNINSSEAWTIEGGGEWLSWSEGSAEGSKKVNLSASQNQDTISRSSMVTITSGDQSFDVNISQQAMVPEPSDEIVFAVEPDSTDMSEMSAVEFASQIDIGWNLGNSLEAIGGETEWGNPMVSKRLIDSVKAAGFEAVRIPVAWSKFSDEANYVIQDSWMDRVEEVVNYVLDNDMYVIMNIHWDGGWMQPTYADQDEVNERLDILWTQIGNHFMDYGPKLLFAGTNEVMVENNYNAPTEEFYTVQNSFNQTFVDAVRSTGGKNAYRYLVVQGFNTNIDHTINFAEIPDDVVEERLMMEVHYYDPYNFALNADSNITQWGSNATDPNKVETWANESHVDQQFQRMKTNFIDQGVAVILGEYGAIARTKISGHQAYREDYFEYITQAAQTNGLVPIYWDNGDMGQNGFAMFNRNTGETLYPDLMDALVETNQ
- a CDS encoding response regulator produces the protein MKILAIDDQQLVLLPLKRRLTELGYEVITETDALKAKSIFDSFQPNLVIVDINMPVISGIEIIRYIRGTKNSQTPVMVLSGNTDDNLIVESFDLGVEDYMKKPLSLDEVSARVKRLIGSVNKEQKSVSQNTIIEKRCVGVVIPCYNEENRLLSKEFTNFVEGHSGYHLCFVNDGSKDNTLKVLKDLRKGREDYITVYDCEKNGGKAEAVRLGMLHMAEYTDLDYIGFLDADLSTDLSDFDDLVKTIENSNFKIVSGSRISRMGANIAKESARQIISLTINYIIRKILRMNFKDTQCGAKIMDKEIIKIAFKDTFITKWLFDVEIFMRMKKYFGAKKAESFICEQPLKRWVHADGSKLSMKDSIKIVFQLGHIAIHYKRKNTENIEKENYNYVLESGKQKVI
- a CDS encoding DMT family transporter is translated as MNWFLLIIAGLFEMSFALCLGKANQTEGIISKLWFGAFLLCLVFSMSLLIKVTKSLPIGTAYAVWTGIGAAGTVLLGIFVFKEPASFWRLFFITTLIGSIIGLKLVSH